The Megalobrama amblycephala isolate DHTTF-2021 linkage group LG20, ASM1881202v1, whole genome shotgun sequence genome includes a window with the following:
- the LOC125255225 gene encoding pancreatic secretory granule membrane major glycoprotein GP2-like yields MKQGVAHYNNLNDPSCKGTVRNGRVEFHFDNDEHICGTNLVANSSHFIYDNFILGTPRSEKILKLSFSCVYPQTQTLSMNVEINPLESVVQKILPAGEGRYRVRMIPYQDDEFTRPFTGAVDAELDQEMHVEVRVEGVDSRQFALVMDTCWATPVNDPDYSLRWDLIVSECPNPNDDTVELLQNGVSTSSRFSFRMFIFTANSTKLYLHCAVHLCLLSSNRYSMDCDSGHQRREGRSLDFRDSASISMGPLMLSGGNTDKWVPDQVKVSEASCLCGSLMVFLVPLMSVLTRF; encoded by the exons atgaagcagggtgtggctcATTACAACAACCTCAATGATCCCAGCTGCAAAGGAACGGTCCGGAATGGCAGAGTGGAATTCCATTTTGATAATGATGAACACATCTGTGGTACAAATCTTGTG GCTAACAGCTCCCACTTCATCTATGATAACTttattctggggacaccaaGGTCAGAGAAAATCCTGAAGCTTTCTTTCAGCTGTGTTTATCCTCAAACACAAACACTTTCCATGAATGTGGAAATCAACCCACTGGAGAG CGTTGTGCAAAAGATCCTCCCTGCTGGTGAAGGCAGATATCGTGTCCGGATGATTCCATATCAGGATGATGAGTTTACCCGGCCCTTCACTGGTGCAGTGGATGCAGAGCTCGACCAGGAGATGCATGTGGAAGTTCGTGTTGAGGGGGTCGACAGCCGCCAGTTTGCCCTGGTGATGGACACGTGTTGGGCTACACCTGTGAATGATCCTGATTACAGCCTCCGCTGGGATCTCATCGTTTCAGA GTGTCCCAATCCAAATGACGACACAGTAGAGCTGCTGCAGAACGGCGTCTCGACATCCAGCCGTTTCTCCTTCAGGATGTTCATCTTCACTGCAAACTCCACTAAGCTTTACCTGCACTGTGCTGTTCACCTTTGCCTTCTGTCAAGCAATCGCTACTCAATG GACTGTGACTCTGGACACCAGCGGAGAGAGGGCAGGTCTCTGGACTTCCGTGACAGTGCTTCCATATCCATGGGTCCTCTGATGTTGTCTGGAGGGAACACAG ATAAGTGGGTCCCAGACCAAGTGAAGGTATCTGAGGCTTCTTGTCTGTGTGGTTCACTGATGGTGTTTCTTGTTCCTCTGATGAGTGTCCTGACACGCTTTTAG